The proteins below are encoded in one region of Ornithinimicrobium avium:
- a CDS encoding N-acetyltransferase has product MAAAPHPPVARVDLAQLLRRAADGRFPQTDGGFSRAAPWRPGVEAAVAFTGHAVMVVAEDVDDGRLVGLGVHGYGGAHDPRTTLALVGAGKVGVLDVLLLGRGTGGGGRLVARPDLASTERARHAAQWRDDVRVHGLPDRSSTSLATLSRGVGGLPEVGLHDADDAADELLHGVLALVPPGDVVVASVTPGNARSLRFFLRHGFVPVGSVQQWKPHRPARSTPVDHHGRSPDPSPAAPDQASTPAARAGPA; this is encoded by the coding sequence GTGGCCGCCGCCCCGCACCCGCCCGTCGCCCGCGTCGACCTGGCGCAGCTGCTGCGCCGGGCCGCGGACGGCCGCTTCCCGCAGACCGACGGCGGGTTCTCCCGCGCCGCGCCCTGGCGGCCCGGGGTCGAGGCGGCGGTCGCCTTCACGGGTCACGCGGTGATGGTCGTGGCCGAGGACGTGGACGACGGGAGGCTGGTGGGTCTGGGCGTGCACGGCTACGGCGGTGCGCACGACCCGCGGACCACGCTCGCGCTGGTCGGTGCCGGCAAGGTCGGCGTGCTGGACGTCCTGCTCCTCGGACGCGGTACCGGTGGTGGAGGCCGGCTCGTGGCACGCCCCGACCTGGCCTCCACCGAGCGCGCCCGGCACGCTGCGCAGTGGCGCGACGACGTCCGGGTGCACGGCCTGCCGGACCGCTCCAGCACCTCCCTGGCCACGCTGTCGCGAGGCGTCGGCGGGCTGCCCGAGGTCGGCCTGCACGATGCGGACGACGCCGCCGACGAGCTCCTCCACGGCGTGCTGGCCCTCGTGCCGCCCGGTGACGTCGTCGTCGCCTCGGTCACCCCGGGGAACGCCCGCTCGCTGCGCTTCTTCCTGCGGCACGGCTTCGTCCCTGTGGGCAGCGTCCAGCAGTGGAAGCCGCACCGTCCTGCACGCTCGACTCCTGTGGACCACCACGGAAGGTCCCCGGATCCCTCGCCCGCGGCGCCTGATCAGGCCAGCACGCCAGCGGCACGCGCCGGCCCGGCGTAG